The Lathyrus oleraceus cultivar Zhongwan6 chromosome 5, CAAS_Psat_ZW6_1.0, whole genome shotgun sequence genome includes the window TCTTCCTCTCCCACACCCTGATGGTCCTTCACATCTCCCGCTATGCCCATATCGATGTCTAAAGTTTGAGATTTTCGACACCTGTTCTTTCTTCTTTTCTTGACAAGCCTGctggaaatcccccaaaacctatggagaatttcaatcaatcttgatgaacaagattgttattacccacacaatagcaatgaaaagagaagaacaatggagaaagaaagaatGTATAaaacgatgaaggagaagaagaattaaattctgtagagtttctctctgcccacaaatTGTGAAAACCttgttattcactttgcaactgcaaaatactgtgaatacaatgtgTCGTGAATATTCTATTCACCCCTGTtacaaaataagggttactcccttTATTTATATATgtaggttaacttggacctcaagccaaggcccaaaactataaaagccaaaaactataaaagcccaaaatagctaacactactaaatATGCATAGGTGGTTTGACACTTCTTTACtttgtcgagcaacctgcttcgacacaaggaattataattcaacacaccacctaattcattgtgtataagctatctacattcatcataactcttAGTCTTCTAAGCACTTCGACTTGcactccctttgtcatgatgtctacaatctgattctcagttctgcagtgttccacattcatcttcccattTGCTACCTGCTCTCAAAGATAATGGAACCccatttcgatgtgcttgcttcgaccatgtgctatcggattcttcgaTAGATTGATAGCTGGCATGCTGTCGATCTTTATGGTAATAGCTCCATGACTCTTCGCTGTTATCTCTTCtaccagattcaccatccatgttgcttaACATGCACAAAGAGAAACAACTATGTATTCTGCTCTGGATCTTatctcgaactccaagcaactggtgcaccacctagcataaacacatatccagttgtggatttttgatcctcagcatcactacaccaacttgagtcggtgtattCCACTattttgcattcttttccttcatcaactgTAGGAAATAAAATaccatagtcgagagttcctttcatataccttagtatcctcttctccgctgctagatgtgatacctttggcttctacatgaacctactcaccatacctacactatatgctaagtcaggccttgtatgacacaggtatcgaagtgacccaataagtcttaTGTATTGggttggatcgacatcatcttcatctaaatccttcgacagttgtaatctgggctcagctggagtcaaagttgggttgcaatcttgcatctcaaatctcttgagaattttgcctgcataccttctttggtgcatcatcatACCTCtatcactcttgtagaattcgatgtcaaggaaatatgaaatgtcaccaagatctgacatttcgaattccttgttgagatcacctttgaagtctttgatctccttcttgcaactacctgttatcaacaggtcatccacatagaggcatagtataaccaattcactcttgcttcttcttacatatactccataTTCAGATTTGCACTTTATAAATTTCTTCTCCCTTAGAAAGTCgtctatcttcttgttccaagatcttggagcttgtttaagcCCGTACAAGGttttatgcagcctgtacacctttctttcttcgccatgtttcataaacccagctggttgtgcaaaataaacttcttcttctaaggggccattaaggaatgcacatttcacatccatctgacacatctgccagttgttcatgtttgctagaccaacaaccaacctgattgtttcaatcctagcaacaggtgcgaaaacttcatcgaagtcgattccttctttctgaagaaatcctttcgccacaagccccgccttgtgtcgagtcacttctcctttgggattcaacttcaccttgtatacccacttcacatcgatttccttcttattttggggcaattcgacaagtgatcaagtgttgttgactttgattgacttcagctcttcgtccattgctttcatccactttgaatctttcaatggctCAGATGCATTGACAGGTTCGATATCTGCGTATAAAGCATGATGTACCAACTCACCTTCTTCATCGACCATATCATCcgatgtaatcacacattcttgcaaccttgcaggcatgtgacttgttctttgaggtctgcttgtacttgcttcacctctgacttcttcttgtcgaacttctctttcgacttcactagctggttcatcacaaaagaCTCTTATTGAATatttcttgacattctcagtccaatctCACTCCTTAATCTCATCTATGGTCACGTCCCTgttgatcactacttgcttattcactgggtcaaacaacttgtatcctccagtcgatTAATATCCTATCAAGATCATCTGACtggacttgtcatcaagttttcttctcaactgatctggcacatgtctctgtgctatagatccaaacaccctcagatgactcaagctaggcttgacaccagaccaacattaTTTCGtcgtgattccttctagcttcttcgtcggacatctgttcaggatatatgtcgcagtcgatacagcttctccccataatttttgggtagatgcttgcctttcaagatacttctaaccatattcataatggttctatttttcctttctacgACTCCATTATTTtatggagtgtagggtggcaccacctcatgcataatcctTTCTTTCATACATAATAcatcgaagtctttcgacacctattctccaccaccatcagttctcaaaatcttgatctttcgaccactctgtctttcgaccatagatttaaacttggcaaatacctcgatcacttcacttttcttctagatcaggtaagaccataattttcgactgaaatcatctatgaatgtaacaaagtatttgttacctccaatcgaatccacctggagaggaccatatacatcaaagtatatgacttcaagaattaCCTCTGACCTGCTTCatgcatccttactgaagttgttcttatgtttcttttcctgcacacattcttcacacacttcgtttggaatgtcgatttctggtaaccctgaaaccatatttcttctcttcaaatctctgatgtctttgaaattgagatggccaagtctgtaatgccatatccattTATCTCTGTTTtctgttgcaaggcacttatactccatcacatttagttcaatcttgaaggttctattctgagacattggagccttcaagatcaaccttctatttgagtcgagaactctcatcatcttgtctttgatcaacaccttgtagttcttttcgaccaactggcttatgctgagaaaattactcttcatgcctggtatgtacaacacatttgaaattactgacctcttgccatctttcctcataatcagaacatcaccaacaccttcagctgctagagtgttgtcatttgcaaatttcaccatgttcttcattgagggctttatgttgacaaaccaatcttttcttccagacatgtgtgatgagcatcctgagtccaagtaccactggtccttgaatctctcttcttctcttgttgtaaccatcaacaacgtctcttcttcttcatgtttcgccagctttgcataagtttcttgattcttctacttttctggacaatcactagaatagtgaccatacctttgacaattgtaacactgaatgtgactcttgtctggcttttgaccaccacctcttcctctacctgtaacaccacctctttggttgccttggtttcagggttttctctgattcgaccagtttccttcttgctgattttgaccagtcgaattgttgtaacctcctctgcctttgttgccattccatcttcctttgccttttctttcttttgctgaATGAGCCTGCAAATCCATATCACTCTTCGAttttcctgcagctctttcagccattctttgttcatgagattcaagtgtcccttaaagctcttcctttgtcaattttgacaaatctttcgactcttctatggctactaccacgtggtcgaacttcggagccaacgacctcaagatctttccaacaacagatattgatgtcaacacttctccacataccttgatttgattcaccaatttcgtaatcttggtgaagaaatcagttatactttcattgtcttccatctgaagcaattcatacgttcttttttgagtttgtaacctcacctctttcaccttcttcgcgcctccaaacgatttctccaaaatttctcatgtttcttttgttgactctgcatcactaaccttttcaaagttatctgtatcaacacattgatggattataaagatagctttataatctttcttcttcaattctttatgtgcaaccttttcttgatctatcgcggcttctgcaagcgttgctactccttcctgcacaagatcccaaagatcttgataacagaatacaacctttatctgcttgcaccaattctcataattgttattcttgagaatcggaagatttgctggaaaatgcccgtttggatgattcgttgccatgatgattttcttcccacgaatcaattaaaccggagctcttgataccagatgttggaaatcccccaaaacctatggcgaatttcaatcaatcttgatgaacaagattgttattacccacacaatagcaatgaaaagagaagaacaatggagaaataaagagtgtatagaacgatgaaggagaagaagaattaaattttgcagagtttctctctacccacaaactgtggaaaacttgttattcactttgcaactgcaaaatactgtgaatacaatatGTTGTAaatactctattcacctctattataaaataagggttactccctctatttatagatttaggttaacttggacctcaagccaagacccaaaactataaaatcctaaaatagctaacactactaaatAGGCATAGGTGGTTTGACACTTCCTTACTCTGccgagcaacctgcttcgacacaaggaattacaattcaacaaagCCTTCATTCATTGTTCATGCATTAGAAAACTACTTTGCAGTTCATCAATGGTGAGTATGGTAACATCCTTTGATTCCTCGATAGAGTATACTACGTAACTGAATTTGGGAATCGTTGAACACAATACTTTCTCAACAGTAGTGATTTGTTCTAATCTTTCACCATGAGCAGTCATCTTATTCGCAATTGTCAAGGTTCTTGCAAAGTAATCATTGACAAATTCATTATCTTTCATGGCAGTAATCTTAAATTCTTTACGCAGAGCTTGCAACTGAACTCGTTTGACCTTGGTTGAGCCTTGATACTTTCTTCGCATTGATCCCAAATGTCTTTCGTCATATCTCGAACAATAATTGTTTCAAGAATGGTGTAATCAATTGCTTGAAACATGTAGATCTTGACCTTGAGATCTCGAAGCTTGCTCTCCCATACAAGCTTGTGTTTCTTCGATGTGGCATCAGAGGGAGCAGTTGTCAAGTCATTCTCGATTTGAACCCAATATTATTTTGATCCGAGAAGATTCTCCATCAACATTTTCTAGTGATTATAGAAGCTGTTGAACTTAGGAATTGCAGGTTATGTGAACTTAGGAATTGCAGGTTATGCAAACTTGGAGGATTCTGCCATTGTCTTAAGAAGAGAAACAAAGGAAAAGATGAAGATAACCGTCGTGACTAACTTTCTCACCCAAAATCTAAAAAAActgtttttattttattttctgttGAGAGAGACACCCTACAAGTCCTAGGTTAGAGCTAATACCACGAGTTGGGATCTCTCCATTTTTTTTAAAGAAATGGAGAATATCATTACTAAAGTTTTCATTGTATAAAAATCAAATTATACAAAAACATGTCATACTATTTAAGAATATATATGTACAGTGATACTTTGGTAATGGAGCTCTCCATTTCTTTAGAGAAATGGAGGGGATTTCAACTCTATACTTGTTAGAATAGAATGGAATATCATTGCCTTATCATTGATAGAAAAATGCCTTTGTATATGCTTTATTACAAAGGTAAGTTGATACTTGCAATGCAAGTAACTGGCTTCACTAAACTAGTTAAGCCTGACAAAAGTAATGTAAGAACTTGAAATAGAAGCACATCCATCATCTAAACATCATATACATTACATTAAAGTACATTTTATGGTCTAGTATTCTTGAAAAATATAATGTTTCATAAACAGGTTCACGATATTAGCTTTACCCTGTTGAAGAATAAATATGTAGCATCAAACAATGACATCTATTAGGTATTCTTCATCTCCTACAAGCAAAAAATGAGACCCTTCTTCTATGATCTTTAAACCAGCCTCGTTCGCTCGACTAAGATGCTCGCAAGGACTAAGCTCAAATCCAACATGGCTCATTTCCCCAGCATCTAACAACAAACTATGAAAACCAACCAATTGTTTCCTAGGACTTCCAATTCTCTGCTTTCGCGGTCTCATAAACAGCAATATAGGATGCCTCCCCACCATGTTTCCATGGTTTTTGACACCAATTGTGACTGAAACCGACATGCTTTTGCAGGTGTCTTCACTCAACTCTGAAACTAGTTTGTATCTTATGGTTTCTGAATTTTCAACTGTCAAATGAGTGAACGATAGATTGAAATAAAGTCTGTCATGTGTAACAGAAACAAAATCATAGGAATATTTTGTGTAGCTTAGTCCGTGGCCAAATTCATACACTGTAGGACCCTTGTAAAATCTGTAAGTTCTTCCGGGGTAGCCGGTTGATGGATCAGCTCTCATCCTCATGTCTGTCATTGGCACTTTTATGTAATCTTTTGGGTACCAAGTAATTGGTAGTCTTCCTCCTGCATTGCATTGATGACTAAAATTGAGTAATAAAATTGTAAATCTACAAACAATCTTTGCATAAAAGTGTGACAAAAGTTCTCATTTTCATGAACCAAATTGTATAATATCTGATCTCTTTATGTTTGTTCAATAGTTCACGTGTGCAAATTTTATAGAAGGAAATTCACCTGGATTGTGATCACCAAAGATAATTTGAGCAAGCGCGATGCCTCCAAGTTCACCAGGATAACCAGCCCAAATGATTCCTCCAATTTTATCGTCATATTTGGCTGAACTAATATCTACAGGGCCTCCACAAAGGAGCACCAAAATAACTGGTCGCTTAGAAGCTTTGGCAACATTGTTAACGAGTTCAAGTTGCTTGCCTGGCAAGTCAAGGTGAACGCGATCGCGTTCTTCCCTCTCTTCACTTTGATCCAATCCCATAACCAAAATCACATAATCAACTTTCTTTGCAACTTCCACTGCTTGGTCTATTTGCGCTGAAGCACACTTTGGTCCACCATCACAGCCAGGATGAAAAACAGCATCCTTAACATAATGTCGAAAACCTTGGAGTATAGTGATATATTTACAAGGAGGACCGGCGTAGTTTCCTAGAAGAGTTAAAGGTGAAGCATTGGCATTAGGACCTATCACTGCTAAGGAAATACTACTTGTTTTTGGAAGTGGAAGAAGTGAAGCAGTGTTCTTTAAAAGTACAATGCCATTTCTTGCAGCTTCGAGTGCTAGATATAAATGATTTTCGGAACAGACGTGGTTGCGACCAATCATTCCAAATGGAAGCTTGGTTGGATTTCCACCAAATAATCCTAGCCTTATTCTAATTGAAAATAGATTGTGAAGAGCACGGTCGATTTGATA containing:
- the LOC127080353 gene encoding uncharacterized protein LOC127080353 encodes the protein MRRKYQGSTKVKRVQLQALRKEFKITAMKDNEFVNDYFARTLTIANKMTAHGERLEQITTVEKVLCSTIPKFSYVVYSIEESKDVTILTIDELQSSFLMHEQ
- the LOC127084189 gene encoding probable beta-D-xylosidase 7 — its product is MTLSSTTFTFLTIIFLFLNLALTQPPPFACDSSNPSSRSYPFCNPKLPITQRTRDLVSRLTLDEKLSQLVNSAPPIPRLGIPGYQWWSEALHGVGNVGQGIFFNGTITSATSFPQVILTAATFDSHLWYRIGQVIGIEARAMYNGGQAMGMTFWAPNINIFRDPRWGRGQETAGEDPMMTSNYAVSYVRGLQGDSFQGGKLRGHLQASACCKHFTAYDLDNWKGVNRFHFDAKVSLQDLADTYQPPFRSCVEQGRASGIMCAYNRVNGVPSCADFNLLTETVRKQWGFHGYIASDCGAVGIIHDEQGYAKSAEDAVADVMHAGMDLECGTYLTDHAKSAVLQKKLPIYQIDRALHNLFSIRIRLGLFGGNPTKLPFGMIGRNHVCSENHLYLALEAARNGIVLLKNTASLLPLPKTSSISLAVIGPNANASPLTLLGNYAGPPCKYITILQGFRHYVKDAVFHPGCDGGPKCASAQIDQAVEVAKKVDYVILVMGLDQSEEREERDRVHLDLPGKQLELVNNVAKASKRPVILVLLCGGPVDISSAKYDDKIGGIIWAGYPGELGGIALAQIIFGDHNPGGRLPITWYPKDYIKVPMTDMRMRADPSTGYPGRTYRFYKGPTVYEFGHGLSYTKYSYDFVSVTHDRLYFNLSFTHLTVENSETIRYKLVSELSEDTCKSMSVSVTIGVKNHGNMVGRHPILLFMRPRKQRIGSPRKQLVGFHSLLLDAGEMSHVGFELSPCEHLSRANEAGLKIIEEGSHFLLVGDEEYLIDVIV